The Triticum aestivum cultivar Chinese Spring chromosome 5A, IWGSC CS RefSeq v2.1, whole genome shotgun sequence genomic sequence ACATAGCAGAGGCAAGAACTTCGTCCAATGGACCCGAAAAAAAACTTCGTCCGATGGAATACCAGTACAATACGAGAGGCCAGGTAGACAATACAGGCGCTGAGGCGCAGCCCACAATATGGAAGTCCCACGCTCGGACTTGCCTGGCAGGTTTTTTTCCCAAAACCCTAAAAGCTCTGGCGGCGCCCAGGGCGATTAGGGTTTTTGGAGTGGAATCAAGATTTCGCCCGGGGATTCGTCGCCGGTTCGAAGCGAGACGAGAGAGAAGGAGGGCGCGCTGATGGTGGGCCGTGGCGCCGTAGGGAGGGATCCCGAGGCGGGCGCTGGTGCGAGGAAGAAACTGGAGGAGGCCCTTGGAAAGCTCGATATATCTGAAGAAGAGGCGACTCCTCTGGTTCTTGATGACCGGATCGAGGGAGGACTGGAGAAGTGGTTGTTGGCAGGGAAGGTACTGCACCAGAACCAGTTTCATATCCAGACTATCACCAACGCTCTTCGGCCGATGTGGGGGAACCCGCATGGGTTGCAATTCTGATCTGAAGGAATCAACGTGTTTGTGGCTGAGTTTGAAAACCAGCGAGATAGGGATCGTGTTTGGGGAGGATCGCCATGGCACATCAACAAGAATGTTGTGGTGCTAGCTGAGTTTGATGAGTGTATGAGGCCGGATGAAATTAGGTTTGACCGGCTGCAAGTTTGGGCTCGGGTCATAAACTTACCCTACAATTTGAGGGATGAGGCATGGTGGAATCCAATAGCCAAGAAGATGGATAAGGATGTGCAACTGGTGAAGTTTGATCACAATGGCGGATATCTGCGGGCGCGGGTTTCCATTGAGGTAGCAAAACCGATCAGGAGGTGGATCTTGATAGACTCTGCCAGGAGAAAGAAGGTGGACATGTACGATATTCAGTATGAACAGCTACCGTACTTCTGTTTCTCCTGCGGCAGATTGGGGCATTCAGATCTATATTGTCCTACCCCGGGCTCACGTGATGAGAATGGGAACTTGCCGTTTGGCCCTTCGCTTTGTGCACCGGATGAATTCAAGAAGCAGGGGTCCAGTGATAACTCCTCTAAGGATCCGAGAGCAGGTGCCCAAAGCAAGGCAACCACCAAGAATTCAAGCACCAACAAGGATTCGGGAGAGGAAGTGGTGTCTCCGCATAAGAACAAGCAACAGCCAAAACGCAAAGAGGCTCCTACACAGGTTTATAGGCCTGTAGCTAAAACTTTACTTCTTACTGATGGAGGAACAGCGGCGGATGGGGCAGGTACAAGCTTGAGAAAAGATGATACAACCTCAATTAGCAATGAAACTGAGAGTGAGGGACTATTCCGTGAACCGAAGAAAAAGAAACCCACTCCAGAAAACTTGGCAGAGACCGCGGCGCGGTCCTGCCAGGAGCAATGAGTTGTttaagctggaactgccgggggcttgggaaccccgaggcagttcgcGAACTTCGCAGTATTGTGAAGTTGGAAGGACCCACTCTTCTCTTTGTAATGGAAATGAAAATCAAAGCAAAAGGAGTTGAGAATTTGAAGCACTTGCTAGGTTTCAGTGGGTGTTTTGCTGTAGACAGTGCCGGCCTTAGCGGCGGTATTGGTCTCTTTTGGTCCCGAGATGTATCTATCGAGTTAAATAACTACAGCCAGAATCACATTGATGTGGTTGTCAAGAGTAATATTCAGGATTTGACTTGGCGTTTCACTGGTTTTTACGGAGCTCCGCGAGCAGAAGATAGGCATCATTCCTGGCGGTTCTTGCGTACACTACATACGTTACCACATGCTGCATGGTTCAGCATGGGAGACTACAATGAAACATTATACCCCTCTGAGCACTTTAGTAGATCAGCGAGATCTGAAAATCAGATGCGTGCTTTTCGGGAGGTGATAGATGAGATCTCTTTCCAAGACCTAGGCTGGTCCGGTACAGCCTATACTTGGGATAATCACCAAGCTGGAAGAGCAAATGTCAAGGCTAGACTCGATCGCACTTTTTCAAATGAAGCTTTCAGGCAGCTCTTTCAGCATATACGTGTCAGGCATATTCCCTCGGTAGAGTCTGACCATTGTTTCGTATTTGCGGAGATTAAGGAGAACTTGCCAACGTCAACTCGGAAACAGAAGCAATTTAGATACGAGAACGTTTGGCAGACTCATGCAGATTATGACCGGTTGGTAAGTGATACCTGGCGGGGCATACAGTGCACACCAGGGCTCCGAGGCGTAGCGTCCGCGTTGAGTACCTTGCAGGCAACGCTGGAACCCTGGGGCTCCAAGGAGTTTGGCAGCCTGACACGCTCTGTTAGGCAGTTGCAGAAGTCTCTGGATCGTCTTCGTTGCCGGTCCATTGGTACTGGTCCGACGGAGGAGGAGAAAACTGTTGTCAAGAATCTAAAGGAGGCCTTGCATCAGGAAGAAATCTGGCTTCAACAACGGTCCCGTGTTCCATGGCTTCGGGATGGCGACCGCAACACTTCCTACTTTCAAGCTCAAGCAGCCCAACGCAAACGAATGAATAGGATATCGGGACTGAGACGTGCCGATAGATCTATTTGTGCTTCTGAAAGTGAGGACAAGGAAGAGGTACAAAATTTTTATCAGAATTTGTATCGCTCCCAGGGTTGGGGAGACTCCAGTTTTCTACTATCACATGTACCGAAGAGAGTCACCCCAGCCATGAATGATGAGTTGAATAAACCCTACATGGGAGAGGAGGTTAAGGTCGCGTTGTTTCAGATGGCGCCCTCCAAAGCTCCTGGTGTGGATGGTTTTACTGCAGGGTTCTACCAGCGTCACTGGGATTTGCTAGGTAACGAGGTGACCTTGGCAGTTTTGGATTTTCTTAATGGAGGGGAACTACCGACAGGCCTGAATGACACTTTGATAACACTAATACCTAAGGTACGTCACCCCCAATCGATCACACAATATCGTCCCATTGCTTTGTGCCCGGTGCTTTACAAGATTGCAGCCAAGGCTATAACGAACCGGCTACGAAGCTGGATGGATTTGATAATCAGTGAGGAGAAAAGTGCTTTCATTCCCGGACGTCTTATTACTGACAATGTACTTGTGGCTTATGAAAGTATCCATACAATGAAAAGGACAAAGAAGGGAAAGAACTTCTCTTGCGCGgttaagcttgatatgatgaaagcttaCGACCGTGTCGAGTGGCATTATCTCGAGGCAATATTGTTACGTTTGGGTTTCAGTATGGGCTTTGTCAGACTAATAATGAAGTGTGTTTCCTCTGTCCGGTTTTCCGTACGAATCAATGGGGAACTACTTCCTTATTTTACACCCTCCATAGGTTTTCGGCAAGGAGATGCAGTGTCACCATATCTTTTTCTACTGTGTGCCGAAGGCTTTTCCTCATTGTTGAAACACTACAATGGGGGAACCATTGATAGGGGACTACGGGTGAGCTATAGATCACCGTGGATAACCCATTTACTTTTTGCAGATGATAGTCTCATCTTTATCAGTGCAAGCAACCCAAGTGCTCTCCGGTTAAATGACATCTTGAGGATTTATGAGGAGGCCTCGGGTCAGTGTATCAATAAGGAAAAAAGTGCTATATACTTCAGTTCAAATACTCCCATAGATCTGAGACAACTTTTGAAGACAACCTTGAATATCCAGGTTGAGGCGTTTAATGAGAAGTATCTGGGTCTCCCTATTGCTGTGGGCCGGATTACGAGTGGGACATTTGATCACATCAGTGAGAGAGCCAGGGCCAGAATGCAGGGATGGTCGGAAAAATTACTCGCTTGTGCAGGCCGCGAGACCTTGTTGAAATCAGTGGTTCAAGCAATTCCGACCTATCCAATGAGTACCTTTCTGTTAACCAAAAAAGTTTGTAAGAGTTTGACGGCTCCTATGGCCAAATATTTCTGGAGTAGTTCTCTTGACAAAAGATCATTGCATTAGGTGTCTTGGAAGGAGCTTGCAACGCCCAAGTGCAAAGGCGGTATGGGTTTCAGAGACCCACACTTATTCAATCTTGCCATGTTGGGGAAGCATGGATGGCGTTTTCTCACGAACCCCAACTCCCTTTGTGCAAGAGTATTGAAGGGACGGTACTTTCCTGACACGGATTTTATGCATGCAGCCTTACCCAAGTCGGCTTCGGCCACTTGGAAATCTATTATAGCAGGAAGAGAAGCCCTTCGAACCGGCTTGATCTCCCGTCTTGGAGATGGCGCTACTATTGATGTATGGAATGATAAATGGATTCCAGGTACTATATCTATGTCACCTGTCTCAAGGCCACCGAACACTGCTGTCCGAATGGTGGAAGATCTCATTGATACATCAAACTAGATTTGGAAGCATGAGGTGGTCCGGGAGACTTTCATTGCCCCGGATGCTGAGGCCATTCTTAATATTCCTATTCGGCAAGGGGGGGATGATTACCTTGCTTGGGCATTCGAAAGATCAGGCAACTACACTGTGAAGTCGGTGTACCGTGCTCTTGTGACTCAGAACGAGCGTTTGGCTCTAGATAAAGGGAGGGCTACTGGTACCTCCAATGATGAACAACAGATGTGGAAAGCCTTGTGGAAATTGAATGTTATCCCAAAAGTGAGAGTTTTTTGATGGAGAGTTCTTCGAGGGATTCTTCCAAATGAAGCTACTCTCAAGTACAGACACATTGCAGAAATTCGCAGATGCAAAGTTTGTCTTGCTATGGATGAGGATCTAAAGCATGCATTGATACATTGCTCGCATGCTAAGCGCTTTTGGGAGGAGGCGTGTGCATGGTTCGGGCTCCGTCTTCCACGGCTACATCCGGACTCGTGGGCTCGCGACATTTTATGTGACCCGCGCTTTACGGATGATGACCGTGCAAAGATCACCACTATTATGTGGTCTATCTGGCATTCCAGGAATTGTATCAAGCACGGTGAAGAAGGTCGAGACCCAACGACGACTATCCGAGCTACAAAGGAGGCCATTGCACTTGTTCACTTGCCGCGCAAGGATACGCTGGTCTTGCCTGGCTACGGGTGGCGGCCTCCTGATGATGGGTTTGTGAAAATCACAACCGTTGGAGCTCTCAACCTGGCGGATGGCAGGGGAGGCGCGGGAGGCATTGCTCGATCTCCTACGACTCTTCTAGGTGCCTAGTGCAAGCCATATGTGGGGATTTCGGATCCCTTGATCATGGAGGGACTTTCTTTGCGAGATGGTGTTCGGTTCGCTTCTCTTCGTggattctcgcatgtgataatggaagtcgATTGCTTGGAGTTGGTGACACTCTGGACCACTCGTCACAATTCTCGTTCAATTGTGGCTCCTTTACTTTTAGAGATTGGAGAGCAGGGCCGTCTCCAGGAATTTAGGGGCCCGGGGCGGAACACAAAATAGGGTCCAGAATATTTAAAATTCATATATAACTAAGAAGGTTTTCAAAGAATACCTCATATTGCAGTGGCCAAATAATACCTCATAGCTATCCATGGAAAACCTCATGCCAAAGCATACATAAATTTGCTCCACTGCACAATATATGTAGAACTGAAACTCAATGTTTAATGATCGAACCAAATAGATTAAAAATgacaaaaaatacaaataataatAAAGGATACAAAAGAGACCAAATCAAATAGTTTGCTTCGTCCACTCCTCCCATCTGTGTAGACACTCCTGTTGTTGCAGGTTGCCACTGAAAAAATATGTGTTTTCCTCTTATTTTTCTGTAACATGGAATAAAATTGATATGAAAATGAAACGATTCAGATTTAATCCATACATACACACATTTATTTTTCAGTTCAACATCAGTTAATTGTTCAAATGCCATAGAAATCAACACATACAACATGTCAGTTCAAACTTCGAATGCATCGCCTATTGTTGTTTGCCTCTCTCGGCTAAGTAAATAAATTACCAACTGATTACTAGCCGAGGGGACGAGAGGCACCGGTGTTTCTCAGCTTTGGAGGGGCAGCTAATCTTCGGTTTAGCGCCCAGCGGCCGGGCGGAGGACGGGAATCACTTCCAGCATGGTACGCTAGTGCTAGCAGGGAGCTAGACAGGGGAGAGCGGCCGCCGCGGACGGTCTGCAGAAGACCAGCACTCGAGGATTCATTGCACGGGAGCGGCATGCAGATCGCGAGAGGCGGCACCTGCGTGCGGAGGCGGAGGACGACCCTGGGGTTCAGGTTGCAGCGGGCGACGCGCAGACGGTTTACCCCCATAATTTTGAGGGCCCTGTGCGGTCGGCCACTTTGGCCCCCGCTATTAACGGGCCTGTTGAAGAGACTCATTTTTTCTCTTTTGTTATTTAATATGTAAACAGTCAGCCAATTTACCGGCTCACTTGTGTGCAAAACGTGTATGCACATTTAATGTAACCGAGAGTTGGCTTGACGAGACTCCTaacttctttttttttttttgaggtagaGACTCCTAACTTCTTGGTGTCCAGCCTCATGGCTGATTGTTCCAAGAATGCTTTTATTCAATAAAGCTCTCTGAATTTCCCCGAAAAAAAAGGAAGTCCCACGCACGGCAGCTCTGAGCATCCACCGGCCCGTCTAGCGCGCGTTCCGTTCCGTACGTCGCCGGCCTCCGCTGATCGAGCAGGCAGGGGTTGCATCGTCCATGGAGGTGGTGGTGCGCACGGTGCCCGGCGTCCGGAGCTGCTTCGTCGCGCTCCCCCTCCCCGTCATCCAAGCCCTCGAGCGCACCGCCGCCGGCGGCTCCCTCCCCGCGGTCCTCGCCCTCGAGCTGCACGGCCCCGACAGGGCGCGCTGGCGTCTCGCCTGGGCAGGCGCCgtctccgcctccgcctccccagATGCCGTCGAGGTAAACTAAAAGCCGCCACCTTTAATGCGCCTCCTTCCTCCCATCGTACGCACGTAGTGCCCAGAGAGGATGGAAAGTTTTGATTACAGTTCAGCTGTGGTTCCTAGTGGAGCTTGAAATTCACTCTCCCTAAATTAAAATCGTGAGAAAAGATGCAAGCTTCAGAAATCCTTTCATCAATCAAACCCATAAACTGGGTAATCTGGTAGTGGCTGAACTGACGATGCTGCATGTTAGTTTATATTCTGACAAGTGGCTGAATTTTTGAAATATGAATGGTTCAGAATTCGAAGGTGTTTGGTATATGTTTATGATCTTCACATCGAACGGGTTCGGTGTTTGCTTGTTATTTGTGCAAAGCATGCAAATCCCAGAAAATCGAATTTCATGGATGATAAAGAATCTGAAATTCTGAATTGCCAGCAATGTTCACGCACATTCTTATTTCTAGGTTTCCCAACAATTTGCTGCATGCATTTCGCTACCTGACAATACGAAAGCATCACTGAGTGCTGTTTCTGTGTTGCCAAAAGCCAAATTTGTATCTGTGGAGCCAATAAGTGAGGAGGACTGGGAAGTATTGGAGCTTAACTCAGAGTTGGCAGAAGAGGCCATTTTGAAACAGGTAACATCATATTGGTCGGCGCATCTTAACCATTCAATTATCACCAAATCAGCATTACGATAAAATACTAATGAACATTTCTTTGGAGGAAGGCAAGATGAACATTTAGATTGCTGTTCGATGGTATTGCTCCATAAAAAGTATAGTGATAAATCGCCGAAATTTATTAGTtctgttcctcaaaaaaaaagttaTGATGCCATTGCAAACTTACGTACAAAATATTACATACATGGAAGCATGTTTTTTATTAGTTTTTCACGAATCAGGCTAGTCTAGTTTTACATGTGAAGCATCCTATGTAAAAAATCATAAGTTGTAGGCTGCCCATATATCCGCATCTAAAGCTTTCGTTTTCTTCTTCTTAACTTTTTTATGCTTGATGGCCACTTTTGGTTTTTAATGTAGGTTGGTATTGTTTATGATGGTATGAAATTTCCCTTATGGTTGCACGGTGATAATGTAGTGGAATTTCTTGTTATTTCAGCATCACCTAGTAACTCAATAGGTGAGTCCAATTAACTAATTATCCATCATTTTTAATGCATGTTAACCTTTTTGTTCCCTATTTTGTTTTCTTAGTTCAACTTGTTCCTGGAACTGAAGTTGCTGTTGCACCAAAGAAACGAAAAGGCGATGCATATTCTATCGAGTGTGCCCCTAAACAAGATTTACTCAAAGCACAGCCCCATAAAAAGGCACTCCTCCGTGTTCAGGAAGCAGGAGGGAAATATGTAGATCGATTTGAATATAACGGAATTCAACTGGGTGTGTTTGTTACATATGCTGTACAGATTCACCCAGATAATGCTGTAAAATTGTCTCTCGGTAATCTTCAGTTGGTGAGTATCACCCCTAAATTCTCTCCAAAGGATAGTACAGAAAATGGAAAAGGATCTGATCAGCAGATCAAGGGTTCAGTGCCTGGTATGAAGAGGAATAGTCACATTGTCGTCCACATCATATTATCAGATTCTGTTGCTAAAGAGCATATTATGCTTCCTCAATCCATCCGCTGTTACATTGGAACATGTGTTCATTCATGTAAGTATAGATCCTGACATAATGTGCTACACccattcttttttgttttatttaaatagGTTGACATAATGTGCTACACCCATTCTTGTAAATAGTTTGTGCTGCTTGTACAAACTCTTTCGAACTTTTAACTAAAGAGCAGATTATGCTTTCCCGATACATCTACTGTTTCATTTAAATAGGTtgatatttattttcttgtttctgttttttaaaataaaatataaTGTTATAACTATTTGTGAGGCATATTGTTCTTCTCAAATCCATCCTCTGTTTCATCGGTTTAGTACAAAAATCAAGAAATGGAGAACAGTGTTCATTCATATAAGTTTATTTTAAATCCTGATATCTATTTTCCAATCTCTTTTTAATTATATAATGGATATATCTGTGATTTATGAGGTAAGTGATGCAGTTGTATTTTTTTTgatcaaaattgtcttttcattGGTTTACTTCTTTTGTTTTGGTTATGATTTCATAGTAAGGTGTGTTGTGTTCtgtgcactccataattgcaaaagaAAAGTAAGCACCACTCTCAAAGACCTTAATTTTTAGTTAAAAGGCCGAAAGAGTTTGTACAAGCAGTAAAAACTGCTTTACCCTAATATTGCTGCAATTCAACTCAAATGGTATTTCTATGTGCAACATAAATGAAAATAAGCAGACAAATTAACAACACAATTTAGCAGAACACTCTACTGGCACTTCTAAACTTTATTTTAGTAGGAATGTGCTAACGAATGAAGTTTATTTGTAGGGGTTTATGTGCAGAGATTCTCACCCGCTGTAAATAAGAGTACACCGTCAATAACAATTCATCCACTCCACTTTAAGATGCCGGAGAGAAATTCTGATGATAACAGTGCATTAGACTGTCAAGAACAGGATATTTACCCAACGGTGGGTGAGATATCTTTAGCTGATGATCCTCCCACGGACAATAACATCAACATGTTGCGTGGGTTTAATGATATTACTGCAGTTGCAAATTGGGAGGAAAGTGTTAAGTTAAAACAGGAGAGGTCTTTCATCAGATCATGGCTTATTGGGCAGCTCAAGGGACTCTCCTCTCAGATTGCCCAACCTGAACTAAACACAGTGCTTCTGCCATCTGAAACATTACTTCACTTTCAAGTGATTGATCAAACAAGAGGCAGTCCTGTTGACCTCATTTACCTCTTGACGACTACCTCTGATTTTGGTGTTAATCACAAGAAAATTGAACTTGGCATGGCAACTGAGTTTGATATTGATAACTTTGAAGAGGCTCTTCAGAAATTGGAGTTGAATAAGGCTATATCCCTTGATTCAACAATGGAACGAGCAAGGAAAATCTCTGACAGAGGTCTGTCTAATTTTAAGTTGGCTGGAGAACGAATTTTCTGATATAGAAAAAAGTAAATCCTTTTTTAGACTTGCATTCAATCTTTTGTATGTCATAATTCATGCTCCTGATGACCATTATCCTACTAACAGTATCCACCATCTGACTGAATCTTGATGCACTTCTCTGTAGGGTTAAGTGTGGTTTTGTCTTCAGCATCTCTAAAATTATTGAGTAGAATAAAGTGTCCCTATCCAGGAAATGTTCTTGTATATGGCCCTCCAGTAAGCACACGTTCTTACCTCTTAGGATTAATTGAAATCTTATATGAATCTAGTTCAAAATATCTATTTTGCACTAGGGTTCTTCTGAAATGTCTTCATTTCTTCCTGTTTTTCCGTACTACTCTTTTATTTGTTACTTTTGTCTCATTTCAGGGTTCTGGGAAAACAACCTTATGCAAAGCTGTTGCAAGACACTTTGAAGAGCATAAAGAAATTCTGGCTCATGTGTAAGCAAATTAGTTGCCAATTTGTCCTACTTGGTTGATTATGTTTTGACCTTTGACTGCCAAGTGCCAAGTTGTTGGGTGCGCTCATAGTTGGCTAAGTGCAGTTACCTAAGTTATAGATTATCATAAAAgtgaccttccttttcttcttttactCATATTTTTAAAGTTGAAGTGCATTCTCATGGAGCAAAGCATGGTATACTGTTGGTTAAGTTTTTCATTTTTTTATGGGAGAAAAATAATGGCGTAGTATTTCGTAGTGTTGATAGTAAGCGCCAGATGGTTTCGAGTTATCAGAATAAGTTGAGTAGTTGGCAATGAAGTAATTGCTGAGTGTAATTCAGTCAAAAAAAATTCAGGCCTTCTATTGCTTTAAAGCTGGTCTGTTTCTTTTGCAAAATTGTTTTCGTTTACTTTTGGGCAAATGGATTGAGTGCTTATGTGCTGATGAATAAAACATGTTAAGCCAAATATATTGTTTAAACTGATTTTGTTTTCGGAGCTGTGGTGAACCTGAATTAGGGCGTCATTTAAGTTTTAAATAAATATGTTTCCATGGCACTAAATATTTCTTTATATGGTACtaatatatgcttgttttttcatatgTAGGGTTTATGTAGACTGCTCAAAGCTAGCTACTGAGAAGAATAAGAAGCAGCTCCAGCAAATTGCAGACTATATCTATGAAGCTATTGTTCACTCCCCTTCAATTGTAATATTCGATGATCTGGACAGTCTAATTTCATTCTCCCCGGACAACCTAAAATCTCAGTCGTCCAATTCTAGTGCTATTGTGAAATATTTGATAGACATGCTAGATGAGTACAGAGTAAGTTTGTCCGGAAGTTTCACACTCTCATTATCTATTTAATTTTCTGTGAGGAAACACCCATCAGCTCCAGGGACACCTAAATTTCCATTGGATACAATAACACTTGTCATTGTACTGTATGTTACCGATTTTTTTTCACTAACGTGTCTCCATGCTCTGGTTAGGATAAAAGTCATGGCATGTGTGGGTATGG encodes the following:
- the LOC123107418 gene encoding peroxisome biogenesis protein 1-like; its protein translation is MEVVVRTVPGVRSCFVALPLPVIQALERTAAGGSLPAVLALELHGPDRARWRLAWAGAVSASASPDAVEVSQQFAACISLPDNTKASLSAVSVLPKAKFVSVEPISEEDWEVLELNSELAEEAILKQVGIVYDGMKFPLWLHGDNVVEFLVISASPSNSIVQLVPGTEVAVAPKKRKGDAYSIECAPKQDLLKAQPHKKALLRVQEAGGKYVDRFEYNGIQLGVFVTYAVQIHPDNAVKLSLGNLQLVSITPKFSPKDSTENGKGSDQQIKGSVPGMKRNSHIVVHIILSDSVAKEHIMLPQSIRCYIGTCVHSWVYVQRFSPAVNKSTPSITIHPLHFKMPERNSDDNSALDCQEQDIYPTVGEISLADDPPTDNNINMLRGFNDITAVANWEESVKLKQERSFIRSWLIGQLKGLSSQIAQPELNTVLLPSETLLHFQVIDQTRGSPVDLIYLLTTTSDFGVNHKKIELGMATEFDIDNFEEALQKLELNKAISLDSTMERARKISDRGLSVVLSSASLKLLSRIKCPYPGNVLVYGPPGSGKTTLCKAVARHFEEHKEILAHVVYVDCSKLATEKNKKQLQQIADYIYEAIVHSPSIVIFDDLDSLISFSPDNLKSQSSNSSAIVKYLIDMLDEYRDKSHGMCGYGPVAFLASAKSLKCLPQELTSSGRFDLHVQVPGLSAPARIEILRQTIVKLHLLCTAEIISNIASKCDGYDAYDLGILVDNTVLAASDRLLGSSTVNLVEEDFLKAMRNFSPVAMRDISKFSPEISNGWEDVGGLSEVVNVIKETIELPLKYPKFSAGAPVRLRSNILLYGPTGCGKTHVVKSVAAAYSLRFIPIKGPELMNMYIGSTEQYVRDTFAKAAAALPCLLFFDEFESLVPQRGKHGTQVTDRVVNQFLTELDGVEALTGVFVFAATNKPREIDAALLRPGRFDRLVFCDFPQWNERLDILRVLSKELPLASDADLELVASMTEGFSGADLKAILTDAGLEAAKEAVRCQPGDGSGDIPQELPLITSGTLMSVASEARPSTSEEDRRSLREMFSQFSTSRKSSISTEKRREANGQGQRVAVAES